The Pseudomonas sp. MPC6 nucleotide sequence GCACTGGTCGGCAACGATGCGCCAACGGCGATTTCGATGCTGGACTAACAGCTGATCACTCCCCTGTAGGAGCCGGCTTGCCGGCGAAAGCGGTGTGTCAATCGACATGAATGTGTCTGATACCCCTTCGCCAGCAAGCCGGCTCCTACAAGGGGGGACCTCACACATTCAAGGGAAACCACCATGCCGCGTTTCGCAGCCAACCTGTCCATGCTGTTCACCGAACAGGATTTTCTTGCCCGTTTCGAGGCGGCCGCCAAGGCCGGCTTCAGTGGCGTCGAATACCTGTTTCCTTACGACTTCAGCTCCGCCGAGATCAAGGCCAGGCTCGACGCCAACGGCCTGACCCAGGTGCTGTTCAACCTGCCGGCCGGTGACTGGGCCAAGGGTGAGCGCGGTATCGCCTGCCTGCCGGACCGGGTCGAAGAGTTCCGCGCCGGGGTCAAGCTGGCGATCGCCTACGCCAAAGTGCTGGGCAATACCCAGGTCAACTGCCTGGCGGGTATCCGTCCACAAGGCGTCGACGATGCCACCGTGGAAAAAACCTTCGTCGCCAACCTCAAGTACGCGGCCGACACGCTGCAAGCGGCGGGCATCAAACTGGTGATGGAAGCGATCAACACCCGCGACATTCCCGGTTTCTACCTGAACAACACGGCGCAAGCCCTGTCGATTCGCGAGCAGGTCGGCAGCGCCAATCTGTACCTGCAATACGACATCTACCACATGCAAATCATGGAGGGCGACCTGGCCCGCACCATGGCCGCGCACCTGGGCGAGATCAACCACATCCAGTTGGCCGACAACCCGGGGCGCAACGAACCGGGCACCGGTGAAATCAACTACCGCTTCCTGTTCGAACACCTGGACCGCATCGGTTACCAGGGTTGGGTTGGCTGTGAATACAAGCCGCTGACCACCACTGAAGCGGGTCTGGGCTGGCTGAAAACCCATAACGCAATCTGACACAGATCCCTGTAGGAGCTGGCTTGCCAGCGAAGGCAATGTCACTGCCAATAAAGAGGCTGGATGTGATGGCCTCTTCGCCGGCAAGCCGGCTCCTACAAAAGCAGTGCTCCCCTATTTGCTTGAGCAAGAAAAAAA carries:
- the hyi gene encoding hydroxypyruvate isomerase, with the protein product MPRFAANLSMLFTEQDFLARFEAAAKAGFSGVEYLFPYDFSSAEIKARLDANGLTQVLFNLPAGDWAKGERGIACLPDRVEEFRAGVKLAIAYAKVLGNTQVNCLAGIRPQGVDDATVEKTFVANLKYAADTLQAAGIKLVMEAINTRDIPGFYLNNTAQALSIREQVGSANLYLQYDIYHMQIMEGDLARTMAAHLGEINHIQLADNPGRNEPGTGEINYRFLFEHLDRIGYQGWVGCEYKPLTTTEAGLGWLKTHNAI